From the Primulina tabacum isolate GXHZ01 chromosome 3, ASM2559414v2, whole genome shotgun sequence genome, one window contains:
- the LOC142541117 gene encoding uncharacterized protein LOC142541117 isoform X2: MEVKGNQRYREEAMRWLMEEATNGDPGAPDARTLKMISRSAFEVDDYWRIVEILHKRLVRFERRFWRESYKAVVVLEYLMTHGPESVAEEFQTDRNVIKEMESFQHIDEKGFNWGLTVRKKAERVLKLLEKRPLLKEERARARKISRGIQGFGSFCHRTSSGQGTLQESSSLKTFDRCNSQYNDHASQEDFFHEEAETEGKPEQPRVNPRVESFTSENIPTRGDLKENMAPDQGILLRELSEESWFLKGELNPLLDDKKDESRSNVLMQDHHPFDDAEHPTTVSLL; this comes from the exons ATGGAAGTGAAGGGCAACCAGAGGTATCGGGAAGAAGCCATGCGCTG GCTGATGGAAGAAGCTACAAATGGGGATCCGGGCGCGCCTGATGCCCGAACCCTGAAGATGATTTCCAGATCAGCTTTTGAAGTTGATGATTATTGGAGAATTGTGGAGATTCTGCACAAGAG GTTGgtgagatttgagaggagatTTTGGAGGGAATCATACAAAGCTGTGGTTGTGTTAGAATATTTGATGACTCATGGTCCTGAAAGCGTTGCAGAAGAGTTTCAAACAGACAGAAATGTTATTAAAGAAATGGAGAGCTTTCAACATATTGATGAGAAAGG TTTTAATTGGGGCCTAACAGTGAGGAAGAAAGCTGAAAGGGTATTGAAGCTTCTTGAAAAACGGCCTCTTCTCAAAGAAGAAAGAGCCAGGGCAAGAAAGATTTCAAGAGGTATTCAAGGGTTTGGTAGCTTTTGCCACAGAACCTCATCAGGACAAGGAACCCTGCAAGAATCATCATCACTAAAAACATTTGATAGATGCAATTCCCAGTACAATGATCATGCCAGTCAAGAGGATTTCTTTCACGAAGAAGCAGAAACAGAAGGAAAACCAGAGCAGCCGCGAGTCAATCCAAGAGTAGAGAGTTTCACCTCAGAAAACATCCCCACCAGAGGGGATTTGAAAGAGAATATGGCTCCAGATCAGGGAATACTTTTGAGGGAACTGAGTGAAGAGAGCTGGTTTCTCAAAGGGGAGTTGAATCCACTTTTAGATGACAAAAAAGATGAATCCAGGTCAAATGTGTTGATGCAGGATCATCACCCCTTTGATGATGCAGAGCATCCAACAACTGTGTCTTTGTTATAA
- the LOC142541117 gene encoding ENTH domain-containing protein C794.11c isoform X1, giving the protein MSILGSSNMNKPLFHEFKKQASFYLKEKIKTARLALTDVTPAQLLMEEATNGDPGAPDARTLKMISRSAFEVDDYWRIVEILHKRLVRFERRFWRESYKAVVVLEYLMTHGPESVAEEFQTDRNVIKEMESFQHIDEKGFNWGLTVRKKAERVLKLLEKRPLLKEERARARKISRGIQGFGSFCHRTSSGQGTLQESSSLKTFDRCNSQYNDHASQEDFFHEEAETEGKPEQPRVNPRVESFTSENIPTRGDLKENMAPDQGILLRELSEESWFLKGELNPLLDDKKDESRSNVLMQDHHPFDDAEHPTTVSLL; this is encoded by the exons atgtcaaTCCTAGGCAGCAGCAACATGAACAAACCTCTGTTCCACGAGTTCAAGAAACAGGCTTCTTTCTATCTCAAGGAGAAGATCAAGACTGCCCGATTGGCGTTGACCGATGTCACACCAGCCCAACT GCTGATGGAAGAAGCTACAAATGGGGATCCGGGCGCGCCTGATGCCCGAACCCTGAAGATGATTTCCAGATCAGCTTTTGAAGTTGATGATTATTGGAGAATTGTGGAGATTCTGCACAAGAG GTTGgtgagatttgagaggagatTTTGGAGGGAATCATACAAAGCTGTGGTTGTGTTAGAATATTTGATGACTCATGGTCCTGAAAGCGTTGCAGAAGAGTTTCAAACAGACAGAAATGTTATTAAAGAAATGGAGAGCTTTCAACATATTGATGAGAAAGG TTTTAATTGGGGCCTAACAGTGAGGAAGAAAGCTGAAAGGGTATTGAAGCTTCTTGAAAAACGGCCTCTTCTCAAAGAAGAAAGAGCCAGGGCAAGAAAGATTTCAAGAGGTATTCAAGGGTTTGGTAGCTTTTGCCACAGAACCTCATCAGGACAAGGAACCCTGCAAGAATCATCATCACTAAAAACATTTGATAGATGCAATTCCCAGTACAATGATCATGCCAGTCAAGAGGATTTCTTTCACGAAGAAGCAGAAACAGAAGGAAAACCAGAGCAGCCGCGAGTCAATCCAAGAGTAGAGAGTTTCACCTCAGAAAACATCCCCACCAGAGGGGATTTGAAAGAGAATATGGCTCCAGATCAGGGAATACTTTTGAGGGAACTGAGTGAAGAGAGCTGGTTTCTCAAAGGGGAGTTGAATCCACTTTTAGATGACAAAAAAGATGAATCCAGGTCAAATGTGTTGATGCAGGATCATCACCCCTTTGATGATGCAGAGCATCCAACAACTGTGTCTTTGTTATAA